A region of Moorena producens PAL-8-15-08-1 DNA encodes the following proteins:
- the radA gene encoding DNA repair protein RadA, with protein MPKPKTLYVCNACGAESSQWFGKCPACGTYNSLDEVAAPSPIKISRGGWQSNTYSDNHDPNAGPAQPRSSLTFSEIVDTVQIRFPSGYGELDRVLGGGVVPGSLVLIGGDPGIGKSTLMLQVANQLAKLHRILYVCAEESGQQVKLRASRLGVVSAETSDPDSNNGRVNKEPKSSKSKSSKSKSSKSKSSKTPIAAQDSDSQDADLYVLPETDLEEILRELESLKPQVAVIDSIQTLYFPALTSAPGSVAQVRECTSALMQVAKRSNITLLIVGHVTKEGAIAGPRVLEHLVDTVLYFEGDRFASHRLLRSVKNRFGATHEIGIFEMVSNGLQEVLNPSDLFLGNRDEMSPGTATVVACEGTRPILVELQALVSPASYGAPRRSTTGVDYNRLQQILAVLEKRVGIPLSKLDAYVATAGGLGVEEPAADLGMAIAVVASFRDRVVDPRTVMIGEISLGGQVRLVSQMELRLKEAAKLGFKRAIIPKGQTLSNLGIEIIQVSRVLDAIIAALPGGLRQDFPEDIEDQM; from the coding sequence ATGCCGAAGCCTAAAACGCTCTATGTGTGTAATGCCTGTGGTGCTGAGTCCTCCCAATGGTTCGGCAAATGTCCTGCCTGTGGTACTTACAATTCCTTGGATGAGGTAGCTGCCCCATCCCCGATCAAAATCAGTCGCGGGGGTTGGCAATCCAATACTTATTCCGATAACCACGACCCTAACGCTGGACCGGCTCAACCGAGATCATCCCTTACCTTCTCAGAAATTGTTGATACTGTCCAGATCCGCTTCCCCTCAGGCTATGGGGAACTCGACCGAGTCCTCGGAGGTGGTGTTGTGCCTGGGTCTTTAGTATTAATTGGTGGCGATCCAGGAATTGGCAAATCAACCTTAATGCTGCAAGTTGCCAATCAACTTGCCAAGTTGCATCGCATTCTATACGTTTGTGCAGAAGAATCAGGACAGCAGGTAAAACTGCGAGCATCTCGCCTGGGTGTGGTATCAGCAGAAACCTCTGATCCCGACTCTAATAACGGTAGGGTGAACAAGGAGCCTAAGTCTTCTAAGTCTAAGTCTTCTAAGTCTAAGTCTTCTAAGTCTAAGTCTTCTAAAACCCCCATAGCCGCTCAAGACTCTGACTCTCAAGACGCTGATCTTTATGTCCTACCAGAAACCGATTTAGAGGAAATTCTGCGAGAGTTAGAGTCCCTCAAACCTCAGGTAGCAGTGATTGACAGTATTCAGACTCTTTATTTTCCGGCCTTGACCTCTGCTCCTGGTTCCGTTGCTCAAGTGCGGGAATGTACCTCTGCCCTGATGCAGGTAGCAAAGCGGTCAAACATTACTCTATTAATTGTGGGTCATGTGACCAAAGAAGGAGCGATCGCAGGACCAAGGGTACTGGAACACTTAGTCGATACTGTATTGTACTTTGAAGGCGATCGCTTTGCTTCCCATCGACTACTGCGTTCTGTGAAAAACCGCTTTGGGGCTACTCATGAAATCGGTATTTTTGAAATGGTCAGCAACGGTTTGCAGGAAGTCTTGAATCCTTCTGATCTGTTTTTGGGTAACCGAGATGAAATGAGTCCTGGTACTGCTACTGTAGTGGCTTGTGAAGGTACTCGTCCGATTCTGGTAGAGTTGCAAGCCCTAGTAAGTCCTGCCAGTTATGGGGCACCCCGTCGCTCAACCACTGGAGTTGATTACAACCGCTTACAACAAATTCTGGCAGTCTTGGAAAAGCGAGTCGGGATTCCCCTATCCAAATTAGATGCTTATGTCGCAACAGCAGGAGGGCTAGGAGTAGAAGAACCAGCAGCTGATTTAGGAATGGCTATTGCCGTAGTAGCCAGTTTTCGCGATCGCGTTGTCGATCCTCGCACCGTTATGATTGGTGAAATCAGCTTAGGGGGGCAAGTGCGACTAGTCTCTCAGATGGAACTCCGACTCAAAGAAGCTGCCAAGTTAGGGTTCAAGCGAGCCATCATACCCAAAGGTCAAACCTTATCTAATCTTGGTATTGAAATTATTCAAGTATCTAGAGTACTAGATGCGATAATCGCTGCCTTGCCTGGGGGATTACGCCAGGACTTCCCTGAAGATATCGAGGATCAGATGTAA
- a CDS encoding iron uptake porin, with protein sequence MSTSFWNTIKYSPALLGASLLVANSAYGAPSLEESSTETQVAPPELTVAQATGESNSEILKQINIYNNEGKDVDSIDQVTSVSQLRDVSPGDWAYEALRSLVERYGCIAGYPNRTFRGNRATTRYEFAAGLNACLNQIERLIAASTADFITREDLETLQRLIQEFEAELATLGARVDNLEGRVAFLEDHQFSTTTKLKGEVLFTFAGAFGEEQADGSGDDIDENITFSNRVRLNFDTSFTGKDRLRTRLQAGNFTSLAGVTGTDMARLGHDAGGGNDVEINDLYYRFPIGKKFRGYVGSTGLDLDNIFNPTNPFLASSGSGGLSRFVRRNPLTLRGAGGAGAGFSYKFSNALKLSVLYLADDGDAPNPGEGLGLFNGSYSAGAELAISPIDNLDLSLIYVRSYQREGDINLSGSTGSPLAKRPFGNGVPTSANRLGAQASLRLSSQIHLGGWFGYIDAIAEDDNGTVSEGDNADIFTWAANLSFVDVGKEGAVFSIAGGMPPKATEIDGADEDDDTSYLIEAQYKFPITKNILITPGAYVIFNPNHDDDNDTIWVGAIRTTFKF encoded by the coding sequence ATGTCAACAAGTTTTTGGAATACTATCAAGTATAGTCCCGCTTTGCTAGGGGCTTCACTGCTGGTGGCTAACAGCGCCTATGGTGCTCCCAGCCTTGAGGAATCTTCTACTGAAACTCAAGTGGCTCCACCAGAGCTAACCGTTGCCCAGGCTACCGGTGAGTCTAACTCGGAAATTTTAAAACAAATCAATATCTACAACAACGAGGGCAAGGATGTAGATTCGATCGACCAGGTCACCAGTGTTTCCCAACTGCGGGACGTATCTCCTGGTGACTGGGCCTATGAAGCTCTGCGCTCTCTGGTAGAACGCTATGGCTGTATTGCTGGTTATCCTAACCGCACATTCCGTGGAAACCGGGCAACTACTCGTTATGAATTTGCGGCTGGTTTGAATGCTTGCTTGAACCAGATTGAGCGGTTAATTGCAGCTAGCACCGCTGACTTTATTACCCGGGAAGACTTGGAAACCCTGCAACGGCTGATTCAAGAGTTTGAAGCAGAATTGGCTACCCTAGGGGCACGGGTCGATAACCTAGAAGGTCGGGTGGCTTTCCTAGAAGACCATCAGTTCTCCACCACCACCAAACTAAAAGGGGAAGTTCTGTTTACCTTTGCTGGTGCATTTGGGGAAGAACAAGCTGATGGTAGTGGGGATGATATTGATGAAAACATTACCTTCAGCAACCGGGTACGTCTGAACTTCGATACCAGCTTCACCGGTAAAGACCGGTTGAGAACTCGTTTGCAGGCAGGAAACTTTACTAGTCTCGCTGGTGTGACTGGTACGGACATGGCTCGCTTGGGTCATGATGCTGGTGGTGGCAACGATGTTGAGATTAATGACTTGTACTACCGTTTCCCCATTGGTAAGAAATTCAGGGGTTATGTGGGAAGCACTGGCCTTGACTTGGATAACATTTTCAACCCGACCAACCCCTTCCTGGCAAGCAGTGGCAGTGGTGGCTTATCTCGGTTTGTCCGCCGTAACCCCCTAACCCTTCGCGGAGCAGGGGGAGCTGGTGCCGGTTTCAGCTATAAATTTAGTAATGCCTTGAAACTATCAGTACTTTATTTGGCTGATGATGGTGATGCGCCTAATCCTGGCGAGGGCTTAGGATTGTTCAATGGTTCCTATAGTGCTGGTGCTGAACTGGCTATCTCCCCCATTGATAACTTGGATTTATCTTTGATCTACGTCCGTAGCTACCAGCGAGAAGGGGATATCAATCTTTCCGGTAGCACTGGTAGTCCCTTAGCTAAGCGCCCTTTCGGCAACGGCGTGCCTACCTCGGCTAATCGCTTAGGAGCACAAGCCAGTCTTCGCCTTAGCTCACAAATTCATCTCGGCGGTTGGTTTGGTTATATTGATGCGATCGCAGAAGATGATAATGGTACGGTGTCTGAAGGTGACAATGCTGACATTTTCACTTGGGCAGCCAACCTGTCTTTCGTCGATGTTGGCAAAGAGGGAGCTGTGTTCAGTATTGCCGGGGGTATGCCACCTAAGGCTACCGAAATTGATGGTGCTGACGAAGATGATGATACTTCCTACCTGATTGAGGCACAGTACAAATTCCCGATTACCAAGAACATCCTGATTACTCCAGGAGCCTACGTGATTTTCAATCCTAATCACGATGATGACAATGATACGATTTGGGTTGGAGCCATCCGTACCACCTTTAAATTCTAG
- a CDS encoding PAS domain-containing sensor histidine kinase produces MIILAFLLGLALGIGLWLWQQHQLKRRLQQMLGTLQADGTSNSLSAVSRLRQAIARANHQREVMEQELQTWEELLQVAPLGYFLVDEENQLLWCNQQARQLLHIHDWESGEIRLLLEWVRSYELDQLIQTTRQQQQPGICEWVFHPSCLNGEAMGEMRSLYLKASSWPLPQKQVGVFLENQQPLVELAESRNQWFGDLAHELRTPLTSISLVAETLQSRLEPQESRWVQKMLAEVKRLIQLVEDWLEISKLKQDPTLHLNCQSIELKSLIFRVWQTLELLAQQKDLTLAYHGPNQLYLQADPSRLTQVFLNLFDNSIKHSPSQAAIRVEVNAISSQKAAVCDTWIQIKVIDAGDGFAESDLPRVFERLYRGDQSRTREQTNYSNGNPLPVRGGSGLGLSIVQQIIEAHGGSILATNHWETGGACIEIALPDTTKG; encoded by the coding sequence ATGATCATCCTAGCATTTTTACTAGGTCTGGCTTTGGGAATTGGGCTGTGGCTGTGGCAGCAGCACCAACTCAAACGACGGCTACAGCAAATGTTGGGAACACTACAGGCGGATGGTACCAGCAACTCATTGTCAGCAGTTTCTCGTTTGCGGCAAGCGATCGCAAGAGCCAATCACCAACGAGAAGTGATGGAGCAGGAACTGCAAACCTGGGAAGAATTACTTCAGGTAGCCCCCTTAGGTTATTTTCTGGTGGATGAAGAAAACCAGTTACTCTGGTGCAACCAGCAAGCACGTCAGTTATTACATATTCATGACTGGGAATCAGGAGAAATCCGCTTATTACTGGAGTGGGTGCGTTCCTACGAATTAGATCAGCTGATTCAAACTACCCGTCAGCAGCAGCAACCTGGGATCTGTGAATGGGTATTTCACCCCAGTTGCTTAAATGGGGAGGCCATGGGTGAAATGCGATCGCTTTATCTAAAAGCTTCCAGTTGGCCCTTACCCCAGAAACAAGTTGGTGTGTTTCTGGAAAACCAACAACCTTTGGTAGAACTGGCTGAGTCTCGCAATCAGTGGTTTGGGGATTTAGCCCACGAACTAAGAACCCCCTTAACCTCCATTAGTTTAGTGGCGGAAACGTTACAGAGCCGTCTGGAGCCTCAGGAAAGCCGCTGGGTACAGAAAATGCTGGCAGAAGTCAAACGCCTGATTCAGCTTGTGGAAGATTGGCTGGAAATTAGTAAACTCAAGCAAGACCCGACTCTACATCTTAACTGTCAATCCATAGAACTAAAGAGTTTAATTTTCAGGGTCTGGCAAACCCTAGAACTCCTAGCCCAACAGAAAGACTTAACCCTTGCCTATCATGGACCCAATCAATTGTATCTGCAAGCGGATCCCTCTCGCCTGACTCAGGTGTTTCTCAATTTATTTGACAACAGTATTAAACACAGTCCATCTCAGGCTGCCATTCGAGTTGAGGTTAATGCTATCTCTTCCCAGAAGGCCGCTGTTTGCGATACTTGGATTCAAATTAAGGTGATCGACGCAGGAGATGGTTTTGCCGAGTCAGATTTACCCCGTGTCTTTGAGCGACTTTACCGGGGAGATCAGTCAAGGACTAGAGAGCAGACTAATTATAGTAATGGAAACCCCTTACCTGTTCGTGGTGGCAGTGGTCTAGGACTATCCATTGTGCAGCAAATTATTGAAGCTCACGGTGGCTCTATCCTAGCCACCAATCACTGGGAAACAGGTGGTGCCTGTATAGAAATTGCACTTCCAGATACCACCAAAGGTTGA
- a CDS encoding response regulator transcription factor yields MLALDIPHSPSGPELTKAKQVLVVEDEELIREMIVLALEEEGYEVLTASDGATALSMLQDSDQTGYSVDLLILDLMLPQVNGLDLCRLLRYRGNPIPIMILSAKASETDRVLGLEVGADDYLTKPFSMRELIARCRALIRRQHLNGMTPTPVQQFRDIKLYPQECRVTVRGEDVNLSPKEFRLLELFINHPRRVWSREQLIDQVWGMDFVGDTKTVDVHIRWLREKLEEDPSKPEYLITVRGFGYRFG; encoded by the coding sequence ATGCTTGCTCTCGACATACCCCACAGTCCTTCAGGTCCAGAACTGACCAAGGCTAAACAAGTCTTAGTGGTGGAAGACGAAGAACTAATCCGAGAAATGATCGTCCTAGCCCTGGAAGAAGAAGGTTACGAGGTTTTAACTGCTTCGGACGGCGCTACAGCTTTGAGTATGCTTCAGGATAGCGATCAAACTGGTTACTCTGTGGATTTGCTCATATTAGACCTAATGTTACCTCAGGTTAATGGTTTAGATCTGTGTCGGTTGCTACGTTATCGAGGAAATCCCATTCCGATCATGATTCTCAGTGCCAAAGCTAGTGAAACAGATCGGGTTTTAGGTTTGGAAGTTGGTGCAGACGACTACCTCACTAAACCGTTCAGTATGCGGGAGTTGATTGCTCGTTGCCGAGCCTTAATTCGTCGCCAACACTTGAATGGTATGACTCCAACACCAGTGCAGCAATTCCGAGACATAAAGCTGTACCCCCAAGAGTGTCGGGTGACGGTTCGGGGAGAAGACGTTAATTTATCTCCCAAGGAGTTTCGACTTTTGGAGTTATTTATTAATCATCCCCGCCGAGTTTGGTCTCGGGAGCAATTAATTGATCAAGTATGGGGAATGGATTTTGTGGGAGATACAAAAACAGTGGATGTTCATATTCGCTGGTTACGGGAAAAATTAGAAGAAGACCCCAGTAAACCAGAATACCTGATCACTGTAAGGGGTTTTGGTTATCGGTTTGGATAA
- a CDS encoding creatininase family protein, with product MLLHLSTWTEIEAYLKQSQGIILPIGSTEQHGPTGLIGTDAICAEAIAKGVSEATLALVAPTINVGMALHHTAFPGSISLKPSTLIQVIKDYLTCLTRAGFTKFFFINGHGGNIATLKAAFSESYAHLSDLQIPNSEAVQCRVANWFMCRSVYQLAKELYGDQEGCHATPSEVALTQYVYPEAIKQAPLSETVASGHKIYGAADFRRRYPDGRMGSNPALATPQHGKQFYELAVKELSSSYLEFLAAE from the coding sequence ATGCTGTTACACTTGAGTACTTGGACAGAAATTGAAGCTTACCTAAAGCAATCACAAGGGATTATTCTGCCCATTGGTTCAACGGAACAACATGGACCAACTGGGTTGATTGGCACCGACGCAATATGTGCAGAAGCGATCGCAAAAGGTGTGTCTGAGGCAACCCTAGCCCTAGTTGCTCCCACCATTAATGTCGGGATGGCGCTACACCACACAGCTTTTCCCGGTAGCATCAGTTTGAAACCGAGTACATTAATTCAGGTGATCAAAGACTACCTGACTTGCTTGACTAGAGCTGGGTTTACCAAGTTTTTCTTTATCAATGGTCATGGGGGTAATATCGCTACCCTTAAGGCAGCGTTTTCTGAAAGTTACGCCCACTTGAGCGATTTACAGATTCCTAATAGTGAAGCGGTTCAGTGTCGGGTAGCTAATTGGTTTATGTGCCGTTCTGTCTATCAGTTAGCTAAAGAATTGTATGGGGATCAAGAAGGTTGCCATGCTACTCCTTCTGAGGTAGCACTTACCCAATATGTCTATCCCGAAGCAATTAAACAAGCACCCCTATCAGAAACCGTTGCGTCTGGACACAAAATTTATGGAGCCGCAGATTTTCGTCGCCGTTATCCCGATGGTCGTATGGGGTCTAATCCAGCCCTAGCAACACCGCAACATGGTAAGCAGTTTTATGAGTTGGCAGTCAAGGAGTTGAGTAGTAGTTATTTGGAATTTCTCGCAGCAGAGTGA
- a CDS encoding iron uptake porin, which produces MSTSFWNTIKYSPALLGASLLVANSAYGAPSLEESSTETQVAPPELTVAQASSESNSEILKQINIYNNEGKDVDSIDQVTSVSQLRDVSPGDWAYEALRSLVERYGCIAGYPNRTFRGNRATTRYEFAAGLNACLNQIERLIAASTADFITREDLETLQRLIQEFEAELATLGARVDNLEGRVAFLEDHQFSTTTKLKGEVLFTFAGAFGEEQADGSGDDIDQNITLSDRVRLIFDTSFTGKDRLRTRLQAGNFTKLSDVTGTDMARLGHDADGGNDVEITKLYYRFPIGEKFTAYVGTADLDIDDIFDPTNPWLESSGTGALSRFNRRNPVTYRGPEGAGGGFRYKFSDALNLSLLYLADGDDAPSPAEGDGLFNGAYSAGAQLGISPIDNLELSLTYLRSYQPGGDVNLSGSTGSDLAKEPFGDTATSANRFGAQASFRLTEQIHIGGWFGYIDAIAEDDNGTVEEGDNADIFTWAANLSFIDLGKEGAVLSFAGGVPPRATEIDGTDAEDDDTSYLIEAQYKFPISKNIMITPGAYVIFNPNHDDDNDTIWVGAIRTTFRF; this is translated from the coding sequence ATGTCAACAAGTTTTTGGAATACGATCAAATATAGTCCAGCTTTGCTAGGGGCTTCACTGCTGGTGGCTAACAGTGCCTATGGTGCTCCCAGCCTTGAGGAATCTTCTACTGAAACTCAAGTGGCTCCACCAGAGCTAACCGTTGCCCAGGCTAGCAGTGAGTCTAATTCGGAAATTTTAAAACAAATCAATATCTACAACAACGAGGGCAAGGATGTAGATTCGATCGACCAGGTCACCAGTGTTTCCCAACTGCGGGACGTATCTCCTGGTGACTGGGCTTATGAAGCTCTGCGCTCTCTGGTAGAACGCTATGGCTGTATTGCTGGTTATCCTAACCGCACATTCCGTGGAAACCGGGCAACTACCCGTTATGAATTTGCGGCTGGTTTGAATGCTTGCTTGAACCAAATTGAGCGGTTAATTGCAGCTAGCACGGCAGACTTTATTACCAGGGAAGACCTGGAAACCCTGCAACGGCTGATTCAAGAGTTTGAAGCGGAACTGGCTACCCTAGGGGCACGGGTGGATAACCTAGAAGGTCGGGTGGCTTTCCTAGAAGACCATCAGTTCTCCACCACCACCAAACTAAAAGGGGAGGTTCTGTTTACCTTCGCTGGTGCCTTTGGGGAAGAACAAGCTGATGGTAGTGGAGATGACATTGATCAAAACATTACCTTAAGCGATCGCGTACGTCTGATTTTCGATACCAGCTTCACTGGTAAAGACCGGTTGAGAACTCGTTTGCAGGCAGGAAACTTTACTAAGCTCAGTGATGTGACTGGTACCGATATGGCTCGCTTGGGTCATGATGCGGATGGTGGCAACGATGTTGAAATTACTAAGTTGTACTACCGTTTCCCCATTGGTGAAAAATTCACGGCTTATGTGGGCACCGCTGACCTTGACATAGATGACATTTTCGACCCCACCAACCCCTGGCTGGAAAGCAGTGGCACTGGTGCGTTATCTCGGTTTAACCGTCGTAACCCCGTAACCTATCGCGGACCAGAGGGAGCTGGTGGCGGTTTCAGGTATAAATTTAGTGATGCCTTGAATCTATCACTACTTTATCTAGCTGATGGAGATGATGCTCCTAGTCCTGCGGAAGGAGATGGATTGTTCAATGGTGCCTATAGCGCTGGTGCTCAACTAGGTATTTCACCCATTGATAACTTGGAGTTATCTTTGACCTACCTCCGTAGCTACCAGCCAGGAGGCGATGTCAACCTTTCTGGTAGCACTGGTAGTGACCTGGCCAAGGAGCCTTTTGGGGATACGGCTACCTCTGCTAATCGCTTTGGAGCACAAGCCAGTTTTCGCCTGACCGAACAAATTCACATCGGCGGTTGGTTTGGTTATATTGATGCGATCGCAGAAGATGATAATGGTACGGTGGAAGAGGGTGACAATGCTGACATTTTCACCTGGGCAGCTAACCTGTCTTTCATCGATTTGGGCAAAGAGGGAGCTGTGCTGAGTTTTGCTGGAGGTGTGCCACCTAGGGCTACCGAAATTGATGGTACTGATGCAGAAGATGATGATACTTCTTACCTGATTGAGGCACAGTACAAATTCCCCATTAGCAAGAACATCATGATTACTCCAGGAGCCTACGTGATTTTCAATCCTAATCACGATGATGACAATGATACGATTTGGGTTGGAGCGATCCGTACAACTTTTAGGTTCTAG
- the phoU gene encoding phosphate signaling complex protein PhoU → MSERSHFQRSLKRLAQDVLRMGALVEQSFRLSHQALFERNLETAQHLASLDKRIDGYYHQIEMECVTLMALQSPVAQDLRLLSAFMQLVRDLERIGDYAEDLGELSIKLFPYPPHPCLPEVELMSHHAQAMLATSLKALADLDAIAGQTVKKLDDTVDDAYDQVYQTLASQRDIKGVVEPILLLGLVIRHLERMADHATNIGQRVSYIVTGHRSGVIPGR, encoded by the coding sequence ATGTCTGAGCGTTCCCACTTCCAGCGATCCCTCAAGCGTTTGGCACAAGATGTTTTGCGTATGGGGGCTCTGGTAGAGCAATCTTTTCGACTGAGCCATCAAGCCCTCTTTGAGCGCAATCTCGAGACTGCCCAACATCTTGCCTCTCTTGATAAGCGCATTGATGGCTACTATCACCAAATTGAGATGGAATGTGTGACGCTAATGGCTCTGCAATCTCCCGTTGCCCAAGATTTACGGCTTCTGAGTGCGTTTATGCAACTAGTACGAGATTTAGAGCGCATTGGTGATTATGCTGAAGACCTGGGAGAACTATCAATCAAGCTGTTTCCTTATCCACCCCATCCCTGTCTGCCAGAAGTGGAACTGATGTCTCATCATGCCCAAGCTATGCTGGCAACAAGTTTGAAAGCCCTAGCAGATTTAGATGCGATTGCTGGGCAAACGGTCAAAAAGCTGGACGACACAGTAGACGATGCTTATGACCAAGTCTATCAAACCTTGGCCAGTCAACGGGATATCAAGGGTGTTGTTGAACCAATTCTTTTACTTGGGCTAGTGATTCGCCATTTAGAACGAATGGCTGACCATGCTACCAATATCGGTCAACGAGTCTCTTATATTGTGACTGGTCACCGTTCAGGAGTTATTCCTGGCCGTTAG
- the iscB gene encoding RNA-guided endonuclease IscB yields MRVFVLDKNLKPLDPCRPARARLLLKQGRAKVFRRYPFTIILPDLEVENCTTHNHQLKIDPGAKTTGVSYLQGNTVIWGAEITHRGFQIRDALTSRRQLRSFRRNRKTRYRKARFLNRKRSERWLAPSLMSRVHNILTWVKKLVRFCPMTGISQELVRFDTQKMENPDISGTEYQQGTLYGYEIREYLLEKWNRKCAYCGTTNVQLEIEHIKPKSLGGSDRVSNLAIACRDCNQAKGNQEIKQFLSGKPDILKRILSQAKRLAVGHATRTLADAAAVNSTRWKLYNELKLTGLPVKTGSGGQTKYNRRRFSLPKTHWLDAACVGDVQSIFVEDYQILSIVAKGHGTRQICRTDKFGFPKRYCSRTKIHKGFQTGDIVKAVVTKGKKIGTYVGRVATRKTGSFNILTTNGLIQGISHKYCIPIHKKDGYAYQINTLSSLSSHR; encoded by the coding sequence ATGCGTGTTTTTGTACTCGATAAAAACCTTAAGCCACTAGATCCTTGCCGTCCTGCCAGAGCCAGATTATTGCTCAAGCAAGGTAGAGCAAAAGTATTTAGAAGGTATCCATTTACAATCATCTTGCCAGATTTGGAGGTGGAAAACTGCACGACTCATAATCACCAGTTAAAAATTGACCCAGGTGCAAAAACAACAGGCGTGAGCTACCTGCAAGGCAACACTGTTATCTGGGGTGCTGAAATAACGCATCGTGGATTCCAAATCCGAGACGCTCTAACTTCAAGACGGCAACTAAGAAGTTTTCGCCGTAATCGTAAAACTCGTTATAGAAAAGCTCGCTTTCTTAATCGGAAACGTTCAGAGAGATGGTTGGCTCCTAGTTTAATGTCTAGAGTTCATAACATTCTGACTTGGGTTAAAAAACTGGTTCGGTTTTGCCCCATGACTGGTATTTCCCAGGAGTTGGTACGGTTTGATACTCAAAAGATGGAGAATCCGGATATATCCGGCACTGAGTATCAACAAGGTACTTTATATGGTTACGAAATTCGAGAATACTTACTTGAAAAATGGAATCGAAAATGTGCTTATTGTGGCACAACAAATGTCCAATTAGAAATTGAGCACATTAAACCAAAGTCTTTAGGTGGTTCAGACAGAGTTAGCAACCTAGCAATAGCTTGTCGCGATTGTAACCAGGCTAAAGGGAACCAGGAGATTAAACAATTCTTGTCAGGAAAACCTGATATTTTGAAACGAATCCTGTCTCAGGCTAAACGATTGGCCGTAGGCCACGCTACGCGAACGTTAGCTGATGCCGCTGCGGTTAACTCAACTCGCTGGAAGCTGTACAACGAACTCAAATTGACCGGATTGCCGGTAAAAACGGGTTCGGGAGGTCAAACTAAGTACAATCGACGTCGGTTTAGCCTACCTAAAACTCATTGGCTTGATGCCGCTTGCGTCGGGGATGTTCAAAGTATTTTTGTTGAGGATTATCAAATTTTATCGATTGTAGCCAAAGGCCATGGAACTCGTCAAATCTGTCGAACAGATAAGTTTGGTTTTCCGAAACGGTACTGTTCAAGAACCAAGATCCACAAAGGTTTCCAGACCGGAGATATTGTCAAAGCAGTTGTCACTAAAGGTAAGAAGATCGGAACTTACGTTGGGCGTGTTGCTACTCGTAAAACAGGTTCATTCAACATTTTAACTACCAACGGATTAATCCAAGGAATTAGTCACAAGTACTGTATACCCATTCACAAAAAGGACGGATATGCCTATCAAATTAATACCCTGTCCTCCCTTTCCTCCCACCGCTAA
- a CDS encoding IS607 family transposase, with product MSINLPLATKIWYIKRMALIPLRKAVELTGLSKNTLRKYADDGTIRCERTPGGTRLFDSRDLLRFGKAPKSQRSLHSTICYCRVSSTKQRDDLARQVAYLHSLFPEAEIIKDIGSGLNYNRKGLRAILERVVSGDKLTVVVTCRDRLTRFGFELIEYLVGLNGGKILVLDQPESCPESELTADLLSIIHLFSCRVHGLRKYGKKIKEDSSVPKP from the coding sequence ATGTCTATTAATCTACCACTAGCTACAAAAATATGGTACATTAAGAGGATGGCATTAATACCACTCCGTAAGGCGGTCGAACTTACGGGACTCTCCAAAAATACATTAAGAAAATATGCCGATGACGGAACTATCAGATGTGAAAGGACACCAGGGGGAACTAGACTCTTTGACTCAAGAGATCTTCTCCGTTTTGGAAAAGCTCCAAAGTCTCAGAGATCACTCCACTCTACAATCTGCTACTGCCGAGTTAGCAGTACAAAACAGCGAGATGATCTTGCCCGCCAAGTCGCCTACCTTCACTCCCTCTTCCCAGAAGCAGAAATCATCAAAGACATCGGCTCGGGGCTTAACTACAACAGGAAAGGACTTAGAGCCATATTGGAACGAGTCGTGTCTGGAGATAAGCTCACGGTTGTTGTTACCTGTAGAGACAGACTTACCCGATTCGGGTTTGAACTCATTGAGTACTTGGTCGGTCTCAACGGTGGAAAAATCCTGGTTCTCGACCAGCCTGAAAGCTGCCCGGAATCAGAACTTACCGCAGATCTTCTTTCCATCATTCACCTCTTCTCCTGTAGGGTTCACGGACTCAGAAAATACGGTAAAAAAATCAAAGAAGATTCGTCTGTTCCTAAACCATGA